In the Bos indicus x Bos taurus breed Angus x Brahman F1 hybrid chromosome 20, Bos_hybrid_MaternalHap_v2.0, whole genome shotgun sequence genome, one interval contains:
- the PELO gene encoding protein pelota homolog yields the protein MKLVRKDIEKDNAGQVTLVPEEPEDMWHTYNLVQVGDSLRASTIRKVQTESSTGSVGSNRVRTTLTLCVEAIDFDSQACQLRVKGTNIQENEYVKMGAYHTIELEPNRQFTLAKKQWDSVVLERIEQACDPAWSADVAAVVMQEGLAHICLVTPSMTLTRAKVEVNIPRKRKGNCSQHDRALERFYEQVVQAIQRHIHFDVVKCVLVASPGFVREQFCDYMFQQAVKTDNKVLLENRSKFLQVHASSGHKYSLKEALCDPTVASRLSDTKAAGEVKALDDFYKMLQHEPDRAFYGLKQVEKANEAMAIDTLLISDELFRHQDVATRSRYVRLVDSVKENAGTVRIFSSLHVSGEQLSQLTGIAAILRFPVPELSDQENDSSSEEDE from the exons ATGAAGCTCGTGAGGAAGGACATTGAGAAAGACAATGCGGGCCAGGTGACCCTGGTTCCCGAGGAACCCGAGGACATGTGGCACACCTACAATCTAGTGCAGGTGGGCGACAGCCTGCGCGCTTCCACCATCCGCAAGGTGCAGACCGAGTCCTCCACCGGCAGCGTGGGAAGCAACCGGGTCCGCACGACCCTCACTCTCTGCGTGGAGGCCATCGACTTCGACTCCCAAGCCTGCCAGCTGCGGGTCAAGGGGACCAACATCCAGGAGAATGAATATGTCAAGATGGGGGCTTACCACACCATCGAGCTGGAGCCCAACCGCCAGTTCACCCTGGCCAAAAAACAGTGGGACAGTGTGGTTCTGGAGCGCATCGAGCAAGCCTGTGACCCAGCCTGGAGCGCCGATGTGGCGGCTGTGGTTATGCAGGAAGGCCTCGCCCACATCTGCTTAGTCACTCCCAGCATGACCCTCACTCGGGCCAAGGTGGAAGTGAACATCCCTCGGAAACGGAAAGGCAACTGCTCGCAGCACGACCGGGCCTTGGAGCGGTTCTATGAACAGGTGGTCCAGGCCATCCAGCGCCACATACACTTCGATGTTGTAAAGTGCGTCCTAGTGGCCAGCCCAGGATTTGTGAGGGAGCAGTTCTGCGACTACATGTTTCAACAGGCAGTGAAGACCGACAACAAAGTGCTCCTGGAAAACCGGTCCAAATTCCTTCAG GTACATGCCTCCTCTGGACACAAGTACTCCCTGAAagaggctctttgtgaccctacagtaGCTAGCCGCCTTTCAGACACGAAAGCCGCTGGGGAAGTAAAGGCCTTGGATGATTTCTATAAAATGTTGCAACACGAACCGGACCGAGCATTTTATGGACTCAAGCAGGTGGAAAAGGCCAATGAGGCCATGGCAATTGACACATTGCTCATCAGCGATGAGCTCTTCCGGCACCAGGATGTAGCCACACGCAGCCGATATGTGCGGCTGGTCGACAGCGTGAAAGAGAACGCAGGCACCGTTAGGATATTCTCTAGTCTTCACGTGTCTGGGGAACAGCTCAGCCAGTTGACTGGAATAGCTGCCATCCTCCGCTTTCCTGTCCCTGAACTCTCTGACCAAGAGAATGATTCCAGTTCTGAAGAAGATGAATGA